Proteins encoded within one genomic window of Bradyrhizobium sp. 186:
- a CDS encoding PilZ domain-containing protein: protein MLANRRRSERRVCTRLAKIHFGAGSLPRDCTITDISAGGVKVVAEFLELPPQFTIIFAPDYSRQCRLRWRIGCEFGAEFTD from the coding sequence ATGCTTGCAAATCGCCGCAGAAGCGAACGTCGCGTGTGCACTCGGCTCGCCAAGATCCACTTTGGCGCCGGCTCGCTGCCGAGGGACTGCACGATCACGGACATCTCTGCTGGCGGCGTGAAAGTGGTGGCGGAATTTCTCGAATTGCCGCCGCAGTTCACGATCATTTTCGCGCCCGACTATTCCCGTCAGTGCCGCCTGCGCTGGCGCATCGGCTGCGAATTCGGCGCTGAATTCACGGACTAG
- the coaA gene encoding type I pantothenate kinase: protein MDIRAPEQQYNPYRVYTREEWARLRDDTPMTLEPGEFDRLRSLHDRLDLQEVEDIYLPLSRLLSIYVDAMQRLYYAERQFLNIRDRKVPYIIGVAGSVAVGKSTTARVLQALLARWSPRPKVDLITTDGFLYPNAVLDRQGIMQKKGFPESYDLPLLLGFLSDIKAGRRHVRAPVYSHLTYDIVPNEWAEIDQPDILIVEGVNVLQTGKLPRDGKAVPVVSDFFDFSVYIDADEAALRQWYIRRFLSLRDTAFINPKSYFNRYALLSDEEATATAIAIWERTNLANLEDNILPTRPRATLILKKGADHTVASVALRRL, encoded by the coding sequence ATGGATATCCGCGCACCCGAGCAGCAGTATAATCCTTACCGCGTCTATACGCGCGAGGAATGGGCGCGGCTGCGCGACGACACGCCGATGACGCTGGAGCCTGGCGAATTCGATCGCCTGCGCTCGCTGCACGACCGCCTCGACTTGCAGGAGGTCGAGGACATCTACCTGCCGCTGTCGCGATTGCTGTCGATCTATGTCGATGCGATGCAGCGGCTGTATTATGCGGAGCGCCAGTTCCTCAACATCCGCGACCGCAAGGTGCCCTACATCATCGGCGTCGCCGGCTCGGTCGCGGTCGGAAAGTCCACCACGGCCCGCGTGCTCCAGGCGCTGCTGGCGCGCTGGTCGCCGCGCCCAAAGGTCGACCTGATCACGACCGACGGCTTTCTCTATCCGAACGCCGTGCTCGATCGACAGGGCATCATGCAGAAGAAGGGCTTTCCGGAGAGCTACGATCTGCCGCTGCTGCTCGGCTTCCTCTCCGACATCAAGGCCGGCCGCCGCCATGTGCGCGCGCCGGTCTATTCGCATCTGACCTACGACATCGTGCCGAACGAATGGGCCGAGATCGACCAGCCGGACATCCTGATCGTCGAGGGCGTCAACGTGCTGCAAACCGGCAAGCTGCCGCGCGACGGCAAGGCGGTGCCGGTCGTCTCCGACTTCTTCGATTTCTCGGTCTATATCGACGCCGACGAAGCTGCACTGCGGCAGTGGTACATCCGACGGTTCCTGTCGCTACGCGACACTGCGTTCATCAATCCAAAGTCCTACTTCAACCGTTACGCACTGTTGTCGGACGAGGAAGCCACCGCCACCGCGATCGCGATCTGGGAGCGCACCAACCTCGCCAATCTCGAGGACAACATCCTGCCGACCCGCCCCCGCGCGACGCTGATCCTGAAGAAGGGCGCCGACCACACGGTGGCGAGCGTGGCGCTGCGGCGGTTGTGA
- a CDS encoding phosphoribosyl-ATP diphosphatase, whose protein sequence is MPRFTIHDLAATIDARAAAGGEGSYTRKLLDKGAEHCAKKFGEEAVETVIAAVENDREHLIAEGADLLYHFLVLLKARGVKLEEVEAALDKRTTMSGLEEKASRKGGS, encoded by the coding sequence ATGCCGCGTTTCACGATCCACGATCTGGCCGCAACCATCGACGCCCGCGCGGCGGCCGGTGGCGAGGGCTCCTATACCCGCAAACTCCTGGACAAGGGCGCCGAACATTGCGCCAAGAAGTTCGGTGAGGAAGCAGTCGAAACCGTAATCGCAGCAGTCGAAAACGATCGCGAGCATCTGATCGCCGAGGGCGCCGACCTGCTCTACCATTTCCTTGTGCTGCTCAAGGCCCGGGGCGTAAAGCTGGAAGAGGTCGAGGCGGCGCTGGACAAGCGTACGACGATGTCCGGGTTGGAAGAGAAGGCGTCGCGCAAGGGCGGCAGCTAG
- the hslV gene encoding ATP-dependent protease subunit HslV — MQDSQNRLPVWHGTTILTVRKGGKVVVGGDGQVSIGQTVIKSNAKKVRKLGKGDVIGGFAGATADAFTLFERLEAKLEQYPGQLTRAAVELAKDWRTDRYLRRLEAMMIVADKDVSLVLTGTGDVLEPESGVMAIGSGGNYALAAARALLDTDKDAETIVRRSLDIAADICVYTNRNVTIEALSAG; from the coding sequence ATGCAGGATTCCCAGAACAGGCTGCCGGTCTGGCACGGCACCACGATTTTGACCGTCCGCAAGGGCGGCAAGGTGGTGGTCGGCGGCGACGGCCAGGTCTCGATCGGCCAGACCGTGATCAAGTCCAACGCCAAAAAGGTCCGCAAGCTCGGCAAGGGCGACGTGATCGGCGGCTTTGCAGGCGCCACCGCCGACGCCTTCACGCTCTTTGAGCGTTTGGAAGCCAAACTCGAGCAATATCCGGGGCAATTGACCCGGGCCGCGGTCGAGCTCGCCAAGGACTGGCGCACCGACCGATATTTGCGGCGGCTGGAGGCCATGATGATCGTGGCCGACAAGGACGTCTCCCTGGTCCTGACCGGCACCGGCGACGTGCTGGAGCCCGAATCCGGCGTGATGGCGATCGGCTCCGGCGGCAACTACGCGCTGGCCGCCGCGCGGGCGCTGCTCGACACCGACAAGGACGCTGAGACCATCGTCCGCCGCTCCCTCGACATCGCCGCCGACATCTGCGTCTACACCAACCGCAACGTGACCATCGAAGCCCTGTCGGCCGGCTAG
- a CDS encoding YifB family Mg chelatase-like AAA ATPase, translating to MVQRVSTVAFEGIEARAVDVQVQVAPGLPAFAIVGLPDKAVSEARERVRSALIASGLALPARRIIVNLAPADLPKEGSHYDLPIALGLMAAIGAIPPDALTGFTVLGELGLDGSIAPVAGVLPAAIGANTREEGLICPAACGSEAAWASPDIQIIAAHSLIQIANHFKGTQLLSRPTPKVHEAAASSLDLRDIKGQESAKRALEIAASGGHHLLMIGAPGAGKSMLAARLPSILPPLSPGELLEVSMIASVAGEIEGGALTARRPFRSPHHSASMAALTGGGARAKPGEISLAHQGVLFLDELPEFDPRVLDSLRQPLENGEVAVSRANHRVTYPARFMLVAAMNPCRCGNAFEPGYACKRGRIDRCTGDYQARISGPLMDRIDLRIEVPAVTAADLILPPPAEGSAEVAARVAAARDIQLARYADAGLPHVRTNAEAPASVLEQIAKPDAQGQKLLRDAAETMRLSARGYHRVLRVARTLADLDGADKIGRLHLAEALSYRALAEDVRQMA from the coding sequence ATGGTTCAGCGGGTTTCTACCGTCGCCTTTGAGGGGATCGAGGCTCGCGCGGTCGACGTGCAGGTGCAGGTCGCGCCGGGCCTGCCGGCCTTTGCCATCGTCGGTCTTCCGGACAAGGCGGTGTCGGAGGCGCGCGAGCGGGTCCGCTCGGCGTTGATCGCCTCGGGCCTGGCGCTGCCGGCGCGGCGGATCATCGTCAACCTGGCGCCTGCCGATCTGCCCAAGGAAGGCAGCCATTACGACCTGCCGATTGCGCTCGGGCTGATGGCGGCGATCGGTGCGATCCCGCCGGATGCGCTGACGGGCTTTACGGTTCTTGGCGAGCTCGGCCTCGACGGCTCGATCGCACCCGTCGCCGGCGTTCTCCCCGCCGCGATCGGCGCCAATACGCGCGAGGAAGGATTGATCTGTCCGGCGGCTTGCGGCTCGGAGGCGGCGTGGGCAAGCCCGGATATCCAGATCATCGCCGCACACTCACTCATTCAGATCGCCAATCACTTCAAAGGGACGCAGCTGCTGTCGCGGCCCACGCCGAAGGTGCATGAGGCCGCGGCCTCTTCGCTCGACCTGCGCGACATCAAGGGCCAGGAGAGCGCCAAGCGGGCGCTAGAGATCGCGGCGTCGGGCGGCCATCACCTCCTGATGATCGGCGCGCCCGGCGCCGGCAAATCGATGCTGGCCGCGCGCCTGCCCTCGATCCTGCCGCCGCTGTCGCCCGGCGAGCTGCTCGAAGTCTCGATGATCGCTTCTGTCGCCGGTGAGATCGAAGGCGGCGCGCTGACGGCGCGGCGGCCATTCCGCTCGCCGCATCATTCCGCCAGCATGGCCGCCCTCACCGGCGGCGGCGCGCGCGCAAAGCCGGGCGAGATCTCGCTTGCGCATCAGGGCGTGCTGTTCCTCGACGAGCTTCCGGAGTTCGATCCGCGCGTGCTGGATTCGCTGCGCCAGCCGCTCGAGAACGGCGAGGTCGCGGTGTCCCGTGCCAATCACCGCGTCACCTATCCTGCGCGCTTCATGCTGGTCGCCGCGATGAATCCCTGCCGCTGCGGCAATGCGTTCGAGCCCGGCTATGCCTGCAAGCGCGGCCGCATCGACCGCTGTACGGGCGACTATCAGGCCCGCATCTCCGGTCCGCTGATGGACCGGATCGATCTGCGCATCGAGGTGCCGGCGGTGACCGCGGCGGATTTGATCCTGCCACCGCCGGCGGAGGGATCGGCGGAAGTTGCCGCGCGCGTGGCAGCGGCGCGCGACATCCAGCTCGCGCGCTACGCGGATGCGGGCCTGCCGCATGTCCGCACCAATGCCGAGGCGCCGGCCTCGGTGCTGGAGCAAATCGCCAAGCCCGACGCCCAGGGCCAGAAGCTGCTGCGCGACGCCGCCGAAACCATGCGGCTGTCGGCGCGCGGCTATCACCGCGTGCTGCGCGTGGCGCGCACGCTCGCCGACCTCGACGGCGCGGACAAGATCGGCCGACTGCATCTGGCCGAAGCGCTGTCCTACCGCGCACTCGCGGAGGATGTGCGCCAGATGGCGTGA
- a CDS encoding DUF2628 domain-containing protein, producing MPVYTVHAPTPSGADLRATDKFVFVRDGFHYRAMVFGPFWLLWNRLWLALIGWVVFVAAFNAGLSSLGVGRSSIFFADIIVALLMGFEASSLRRWTLSRRNWRQLDIVVADDEDNAERRFFERWSQKQRGIVNDQWAVDRGGPPPTRNVPGQQFSSPPPVPAGGIIGLFPEPGGSR from the coding sequence ATGCCTGTGTATACAGTTCATGCTCCCACCCCCAGCGGGGCGGATCTTCGCGCCACGGACAAGTTCGTCTTCGTGCGCGACGGCTTCCATTACCGGGCGATGGTATTCGGCCCGTTCTGGCTGCTCTGGAATCGACTGTGGCTGGCACTGATCGGCTGGGTGGTTTTCGTCGCCGCGTTCAACGCGGGGCTTTCCAGCCTTGGCGTCGGCCGCAGCTCGATCTTCTTTGCCGACATCATCGTCGCGCTGTTGATGGGATTTGAGGCCTCGAGCCTGCGCCGCTGGACGCTGTCACGCCGCAATTGGCGCCAGCTCGATATCGTCGTCGCCGATGACGAGGACAACGCCGAACGGCGCTTCTTCGAGCGCTGGAGCCAGAAGCAGCGCGGCATCGTCAACGATCAATGGGCCGTCGATCGCGGCGGCCCGCCGCCGACCCGCAACGTGCCGGGTCAGCAATTCTCCAGCCCGCCGCCGGTGCCGGCGGGCGGCATTATCGGATTGTTTCCAGAACCGGGAGGGTCAAGATGA
- the hisB gene encoding imidazoleglycerol-phosphate dehydratase HisB: MRTATIKRKTKETDIEVTVNLDGSGVSKIATGIGFFDHMLDLLARHSRIDLTVKAVGDLHIDHHHTTEDTGIALGQAVKQALGTMAGITRYADVHMPMDETLSRVVIDISGRPVLVFKVDFPRDKIGEFDTELVREWFQAFAMNAGVTLHVETLYGDNSHHIAESCFKGLARALRAAVTIDPRAAGEVPSTKGSLGG; the protein is encoded by the coding sequence ATGCGCACCGCGACGATCAAGCGCAAGACCAAGGAGACCGACATCGAGGTGACCGTGAACCTCGATGGATCCGGCGTGTCCAAAATCGCGACCGGCATCGGCTTTTTCGACCATATGCTCGATCTCCTCGCCCGCCATTCCCGCATCGACCTCACGGTCAAGGCGGTGGGCGACCTGCACATTGATCATCACCATACCACCGAAGACACCGGCATCGCGCTCGGCCAGGCCGTGAAGCAGGCGCTCGGCACCATGGCGGGCATCACCCGCTATGCCGACGTCCACATGCCCATGGACGAGACGCTGTCGCGCGTCGTCATCGACATCTCGGGCCGCCCGGTCCTGGTGTTCAAGGTCGATTTCCCGCGCGACAAGATCGGCGAGTTCGACACCGAGCTGGTGCGCGAATGGTTCCAGGCCTTCGCCATGAATGCCGGCGTGACTCTCCACGTCGAGACCCTATATGGCGATAACAGCCACCATATAGCCGAATCCTGCTTCAAGGGTCTGGCGCGGGCGCTGCGGGCCGCGGTCACGATCGATCCGAGGGCGGCGGGCGAAGTGCCCTCCACCAAGGGCTCGCTCGGCGGCTGA
- a CDS encoding tetratricopeptide repeat protein, with amino-acid sequence MSKRSSRASPPARFLLPALLVLVLGGCQTTSLEDVTGALGGKSEAASKPDAKPDMDGLRERYRAKPSDPNVALEYGKALRDTGQRAQAVAVLEQAVLGHPSNKALLAGYGRALADSGNFQQAFDVLSRAHTPEDPDWHILSAQGAALDQLGRNEEAQQYYATALKIVPDEPSVLSNLGLSYMLQNNLPRAEETLRRAHERNPAAPRVRANLALVLGLEGKQAEAETVAKGDLSPAEAAAKVTALRQLLAKKQQQRADK; translated from the coding sequence ATGTCCAAGCGTTCGTCCCGCGCCTCTCCCCCGGCGAGATTTCTGCTTCCCGCACTCCTGGTGCTCGTCCTCGGCGGTTGCCAGACCACGAGCCTGGAGGACGTGACCGGTGCGCTCGGCGGCAAGTCGGAAGCGGCGAGCAAGCCGGATGCGAAGCCGGACATGGACGGCCTGCGCGAGCGCTATCGCGCCAAGCCGAGCGATCCCAACGTCGCACTCGAATACGGCAAGGCGCTGCGTGACACTGGCCAGCGTGCGCAGGCGGTCGCGGTGCTGGAGCAAGCCGTGCTCGGCCATCCCAGCAACAAGGCGCTGCTCGCCGGCTATGGCCGCGCGCTCGCCGACAGCGGCAATTTCCAGCAGGCTTTCGATGTCTTGAGCCGCGCGCACACCCCGGAGGATCCCGACTGGCACATCCTGTCGGCGCAGGGCGCGGCGCTCGACCAGCTCGGCCGCAACGAGGAAGCGCAGCAATATTACGCCACCGCGCTCAAGATCGTGCCCGACGAGCCGTCGGTGCTGTCCAACCTCGGCCTGTCCTACATGCTCCAGAACAATCTGCCCAGGGCCGAGGAGACGCTGCGCCGCGCGCATGAACGCAACCCTGCCGCTCCGCGCGTCCGGGCCAATCTGGCCCTTGTCCTGGGATTGGAAGGAAAACAGGCCGAGGCCGAGACCGTCGCGAAGGGCGATCTGTCGCCGGCCGAGGCGGCGGCGAAGGTCACGGCGCTGCGCCAATTGCTGGCGAAGAAGCAGCAGCAGCGGGCGGACAAGTAG
- the hisH gene encoding imidazole glycerol phosphate synthase subunit HisH, with the protein MSVAIIDYGSGNLHSAAKAFERAARGLENPQKVFVTSDPDQAYGADRLVLPGVGAFADCRRGLDAVNGMVEAITEAVRVKARPMFGICVGMQLFATRGKEHVITEGLNWIGGDVEKITPRDESLKIPHMGWNTLDVLREHPVLERLPLGPKGQHAYFVHSYHLNAANEADVLARADYGGPVTAIVAKDTAIGTQFHPEKSQRFGLALISNFLRWKP; encoded by the coding sequence ATGAGCGTCGCCATCATCGATTACGGTTCCGGCAATCTGCATTCCGCCGCCAAGGCTTTCGAGCGCGCTGCGCGCGGCCTGGAAAATCCGCAAAAGGTCTTCGTCACCAGCGATCCGGACCAGGCCTATGGCGCCGACCGTCTGGTGCTGCCGGGCGTCGGCGCCTTCGCCGATTGCCGGCGCGGGCTCGACGCCGTCAACGGCATGGTCGAGGCGATCACCGAAGCAGTCCGGGTCAAGGCGCGGCCGATGTTCGGCATTTGCGTCGGCATGCAGCTGTTCGCCACCCGCGGCAAGGAGCACGTCATCACCGAGGGCCTGAACTGGATCGGCGGGGACGTCGAGAAGATCACGCCGCGCGATGAGAGCCTCAAGATCCCGCACATGGGCTGGAATACGCTCGACGTGCTGCGCGAGCACCCGGTGCTGGAGAGGCTGCCGCTCGGCCCCAAGGGCCAGCACGCCTATTTCGTGCACTCCTACCACCTCAACGCAGCCAACGAGGCGGACGTGCTCGCGCGCGCCGATTACGGCGGCCCGGTGACCGCGATCGTCGCGAAGGACACCGCCATCGGCACGCAATTTCACCCCGAGAAGAGCCAGCGCTTTGGCCTGGCCTTGATCTCGAACTTTTTGCGATGGAAGCCGTGA
- the hisA gene encoding 1-(5-phosphoribosyl)-5-[(5-phosphoribosylamino)methylideneamino]imidazole-4-carboxamide isomerase: MILFPAIDLKNGQCVRLEQGDMARATVFNLDPVAQAQSFVTQGFEYLHVVDLDGAFAGKPVNAQAVEGMLKTVKIPVQLGGGIRDLATVEAWLAKGITRVIIGTAAVRDPELVKAAAKKFPGRVAVGLDARDGKVAVEGWAETSQVTVLEIAQRFEDAGVAAIIFTDIARDGLLKGLNLDATIALADAISIPVIASGGLASIEDVKAMLTPRASRLAGAIAGRALYDGRLDPTAALTLIRNARA, from the coding sequence ATGATCCTCTTCCCCGCCATCGACCTCAAGAACGGCCAATGCGTGCGCCTCGAGCAAGGCGACATGGCGCGCGCCACCGTGTTCAACCTCGATCCCGTCGCGCAGGCGCAGAGCTTCGTCACGCAGGGCTTTGAGTATCTCCATGTCGTCGATCTCGACGGTGCCTTTGCCGGCAAGCCGGTGAATGCACAAGCTGTCGAAGGCATGCTGAAGACGGTCAAGATCCCGGTGCAGCTCGGCGGCGGCATTCGCGATCTCGCGACCGTCGAAGCCTGGCTCGCCAAGGGCATCACCCGCGTCATCATCGGCACCGCCGCCGTCCGCGATCCCGAACTGGTGAAGGCTGCTGCGAAGAAATTCCCCGGCCGCGTCGCGGTCGGGCTCGATGCGCGCGACGGCAAGGTCGCCGTCGAAGGCTGGGCCGAGACCTCGCAGGTGACGGTGCTGGAGATCGCGCAGCGTTTCGAGGATGCCGGCGTTGCCGCCATCATCTTCACCGACATCGCCCGTGATGGCCTGCTCAAGGGCCTGAACCTGGATGCGACCATCGCGCTGGCGGATGCCATCTCCATCCCCGTGATTGCTTCAGGCGGCCTCGCCTCGATCGAGGACGTCAAGGCGATGCTGACGCCGCGGGCATCGAGGCTCGCCGGCGCGATCGCCGGCCGCGCGCTTTACGACGGCCGGCTCGATCCCACCGCCGCTCTCACGCTGATCCGCAACGCGCGCGCCTAG
- a CDS encoding ATP-binding protein, which yields MGRTFRIKVRMRRFRRRYPKIAFAIRSFMIFSATFGGAYGFIAGSRSENSGYDPNTFAVGASFLFALACLGLATLSMRLRFVNKRLRTLAAHNEALIDRNWELKEAEERARSLFEQQGDLIVLRDHQGCITFANDAYCALAGRARSALVGTRFDFDVVEQGDSARESNGTRIHDQKIATPVGGRWIAWREGLVRLDAGQPAELQSVGRDVTDRTETERALSDARDQADAANRAKSRFLAMASHEIRTPLNGIIGMGGLLLDTTLTPEQTTYAKAVKTSGEALMALIEELLDYSKIEAGKLDLEQRPFALSTLIEEITELLAPRAQAKNLEIAAYVDERLPLEVVGDAARLRQVLLNLAGNAIKFTASGGVALIVEPGIWPNEISFLVRDTGIGIAPEAQSRIFREFEQADDRVARTYGGTGLGLAISERIVKRMGGRITLTSERGKGSTFEVAISLAPSQAGAEQTAFRSPDLTGKSILLMADGIEASLIARRLERWGGQTCMVSDAAVAEALLPERSWHALLIDRALGPTVVDRLGETARAHATQRLVLLTPSSRHEKLSAAFTGFLVKPLRAASLAARLALAPEVASPDLAPEPVEPAAVRTPAKGLSILVAEDNEINALLMRSLLTKLGHRVVIAIHGEAALESWLAAASAGTPYDLVLMDIQMPQLDGIEATKRIRAHEAAAGGRHTPILALTANTLVEDRYACFEAGMNGFLIKPLDREKLDEALAGIAAARHLAV from the coding sequence ATGGGTCGGACGTTCCGGATCAAGGTGCGCATGCGCCGCTTCAGGCGCCGCTATCCAAAAATCGCCTTCGCGATCCGCTCGTTCATGATCTTCTCGGCGACGTTCGGCGGCGCCTACGGTTTCATCGCCGGCAGCCGGTCCGAGAATTCCGGCTATGATCCCAACACATTTGCGGTTGGCGCGAGCTTCCTGTTCGCGCTCGCCTGCCTCGGGCTGGCGACGCTGAGCATGCGGCTGCGCTTCGTCAACAAGCGGCTGCGCACGCTCGCCGCCCACAACGAGGCGCTGATCGATCGCAATTGGGAGCTCAAGGAAGCGGAAGAACGTGCACGCAGCCTGTTCGAACAGCAGGGCGATCTCATCGTGCTGCGCGATCATCAGGGCTGCATCACTTTCGCCAACGACGCCTATTGCGCGCTGGCAGGACGGGCGCGCAGCGCATTGGTCGGCACGCGATTTGATTTCGACGTGGTGGAGCAGGGCGACAGCGCTCGCGAAAGCAACGGAACGCGCATCCACGACCAGAAGATCGCGACGCCCGTCGGCGGACGCTGGATCGCCTGGCGCGAGGGTCTTGTACGGCTCGATGCCGGCCAGCCCGCCGAATTGCAGAGCGTCGGGCGCGACGTCACCGACCGCACCGAGACCGAGCGGGCGTTGTCGGACGCGCGCGACCAGGCCGACGCCGCCAACCGCGCCAAATCGCGCTTCCTCGCGATGGCCTCGCACGAGATCCGCACCCCCCTCAACGGCATCATCGGCATGGGCGGGCTGTTGCTCGACACCACGCTGACGCCGGAGCAGACGACCTACGCGAAGGCTGTGAAAACCTCGGGCGAGGCGCTGATGGCGCTGATCGAGGAACTGCTCGACTATTCCAAGATCGAGGCCGGCAAGCTCGACCTCGAGCAGCGCCCCTTCGCGCTCTCGACCTTGATCGAGGAGATCACCGAGCTGCTGGCGCCGCGCGCGCAGGCCAAGAATCTCGAGATCGCCGCCTATGTCGACGAGCGGCTGCCGCTGGAAGTCGTGGGCGATGCGGCGCGGCTGCGCCAGGTGCTGCTCAACCTCGCCGGCAACGCCATCAAGTTCACCGCGAGCGGTGGCGTCGCGCTGATCGTCGAGCCGGGCATCTGGCCGAACGAGATCAGTTTTCTGGTGCGCGACACCGGCATCGGCATCGCGCCCGAAGCGCAGTCGCGCATCTTCCGCGAATTCGAGCAGGCCGACGATCGCGTGGCGCGTACCTATGGTGGCACCGGGCTTGGCCTTGCCATCAGCGAGCGCATCGTCAAGCGCATGGGTGGCCGCATCACGCTCACGAGCGAGCGAGGCAAGGGCTCGACCTTCGAGGTCGCGATTTCACTGGCGCCATCGCAAGCCGGCGCGGAGCAAACCGCGTTCCGGAGTCCCGACCTCACCGGCAAGTCGATCCTCTTGATGGCCGACGGCATCGAGGCCTCGTTGATCGCGCGGCGGCTGGAACGCTGGGGCGGCCAGACCTGCATGGTCTCGGACGCGGCGGTAGCGGAAGCGCTGCTGCCGGAACGCTCGTGGCACGCGTTGCTGATCGATCGTGCACTCGGCCCGACTGTCGTTGACCGCCTGGGCGAAACGGCCCGCGCGCATGCAACGCAGCGGCTGGTGCTGCTGACGCCGAGCTCACGTCATGAAAAGCTCTCGGCGGCTTTCACCGGCTTTCTGGTGAAGCCGTTGCGTGCAGCCTCGCTCGCCGCGCGCCTGGCGCTGGCGCCGGAAGTCGCCTCGCCCGATCTCGCACCGGAGCCCGTCGAACCCGCCGCGGTCAGAACGCCGGCAAAAGGCCTTTCGATCCTCGTCGCCGAGGACAACGAGATCAACGCGCTGTTGATGCGATCGCTGCTGACGAAACTCGGCCATCGCGTCGTCATCGCGATCCATGGCGAGGCCGCGCTGGAATCCTGGCTCGCCGCAGCATCGGCCGGCACGCCCTATGATCTCGTGCTGATGGACATCCAGATGCCGCAGCTCGACGGCATCGAGGCGACCAAGCGCATCCGCGCCCATGAGGCCGCCGCAGGCGGCCGTCATACGCCGATCCTGGCGCTCACCGCCAATACGCTGGTTGAGGATCGCTATGCCTGCTTCGAGGCGGGCATGAACGGCTTTTTGATCAAGCCGCTCGATCGCGAGAAGCTGGATGAGGCGCTGGCGGGGATCGCGGCGGCCCGGCATCTGGCGGTGTAG
- the hisF gene encoding imidazole glycerol phosphate synthase subunit HisF: protein MFKVRVIPCLDVKDGRVVKGVNFVDLRDAGDPVEAAIAYDAAGADELCFLDITATHENRGIMLDVVRRTAEACFMPVTVGGGVRKVDDIRTLLRSGADKVSINSAAVSRREFVKEAAEKFGGQCVVVAIDAKRVKRAGGSERWEIFTHGGRNSTGIDAIEYAQEVVSLGAGEILLTSMDRDGTRQGFDIPLTRAIADSVPVPVIASGGVGNLDHLVDGIRDGHATAVLAASIFHFGEFTIREAKEHMTRRGLAMRLDP from the coding sequence ATGTTCAAGGTGCGCGTGATCCCCTGCCTCGACGTCAAGGACGGCCGGGTGGTCAAGGGCGTCAACTTCGTCGACCTGCGCGATGCCGGCGATCCCGTCGAAGCCGCGATTGCCTATGACGCCGCCGGCGCCGACGAGCTCTGCTTCCTCGACATCACCGCGACCCATGAGAATCGCGGCATCATGCTCGACGTTGTCCGGCGCACCGCGGAAGCCTGCTTCATGCCGGTGACCGTCGGCGGCGGCGTGCGCAAGGTCGACGATATCAGGACGCTGCTGCGCTCCGGCGCCGACAAGGTCTCGATCAACAGCGCTGCGGTGTCACGGCGCGAGTTCGTCAAGGAAGCGGCCGAGAAATTCGGCGGGCAGTGCGTGGTGGTCGCGATCGACGCCAAGCGGGTCAAGCGCGCAGGCGGCTCCGAGCGCTGGGAGATTTTCACCCATGGTGGGCGCAACTCGACCGGCATCGACGCGATCGAATATGCCCAGGAAGTGGTCTCGCTCGGCGCTGGTGAAATTCTGCTCACCTCGATGGACCGTGACGGCACCCGGCAGGGATTTGACATCCCGCTGACCCGGGCGATCGCCGACAGCGTCCCCGTTCCCGTGATCGCATCGGGCGGCGTCGGTAATCTCGATCACCTCGTCGATGGTATCCGCGACGGGCACGCCACGGCGGTGTTGGCCGCCTCGATCTTCCATTTCGGGGAATTCACCATCCGCGAAGCCAAGGAGCACATGACCCGGCGCGGCCTGGCCATGCGCCTCGATCCCTGA
- a CDS encoding GNAT family N-acetyltransferase translates to MISSYTFRPMTAADLPLARRWLGEAHVREWWGDPDEQFALVSGDLDEPAMDQFIVLAGERPFGYLQCYNLTAWNTGFGPQPEGTRGIDQFIGASDMIGRGHGSAFIRQFADARLQQGLPRIVTDPDALNLRAVRAYEKAGFVRDRMVETPDGSALLMVREP, encoded by the coding sequence ATGATCTCAAGCTACACCTTCCGCCCGATGACCGCGGCCGATCTGCCGCTGGCCCGGCGATGGCTTGGCGAGGCGCATGTGCGGGAATGGTGGGGCGACCCGGACGAGCAGTTTGCGCTGGTGAGCGGCGATCTCGACGAGCCGGCGATGGATCAGTTCATCGTATTGGCCGGCGAGCGGCCGTTCGGCTATCTTCAATGCTACAACCTGACCGCCTGGAATACGGGCTTCGGGCCGCAACCGGAGGGCACGCGTGGGATCGACCAGTTCATCGGCGCCAGCGACATGATCGGACGTGGTCACGGTTCGGCGTTCATCCGCCAGTTCGCCGATGCGCGCCTACAGCAGGGACTGCCGCGAATCGTCACCGACCCTGATGCGCTCAACCTGCGCGCCGTGCGCGCCTATGAGAAGGCGGGATTCGTCCGCGACCGCATGGTCGAGACACCCGACGGCTCGGCGCTGTTGATGGTGCGCGAACCGTGA